The DNA segment AAGCTTGCCAGCCTTCCCAGCTAATTTCTTCCTGTTGCCGCGCGCGTCAGATTGACCATCGTGCTCGCAATCCAATTATTCATACCTCTCTAGGCTTCCCTGGCGCGACTTCTGCCCTTTCTTCCCCTTCACCGGCATCTGTTCCCTGACCCTATCAATCAGGTCGAACACCGTCATCCCAAGTGTATTGGCAATGACCTCGATAGCATTGAGCGTCGGATTCGCTCGCCCATTCTCGATCCGGCTCAGGTAGGTCTGATAGAAGCCGCACCTCGTATTTCTCACTTACGCCATGGGATACCTAACAGTACGACTACTATTTCGAAGACTTTGATGTGGGAACCCATTTCTTGAAATCGCAATCAGAATTCAACTTTTCAACCGAAGCCTTCTGATCTTGCTCATTCGATCTATACGCCGCAGATAACGCTTTGAGTTGCGCAAAATAGCATGCGTTAGCGTTTGATGAATACACTGTGGGATCGAT comes from the Calditrichota bacterium genome and includes:
- a CDS encoding helix-turn-helix transcriptional regulator, which gives rise to MRNTRCGFYQTYLSRIENGRANPTLNAIEVIANTLGMTVFDLIDRVREQMPVKGKKGQKSRQGSLERYE